The DNA segment CGTGGTCGACCTTTCCAGGGTGCCGTACTGCTCGTGCAGCGGTGTCGGCATGTTCGTCGAACTACTCAGCCGCACGCGTCACGACGGGGTGCCGTTGGCGCTGGTGATCGGTACTCACGCGGTACGGCGCGCGTTCGAGGTCCTCGACGTCAGCAGGCTCTTCGCCATTCGTGACGACCACACGTCGGCACTGTCGGCTGTGCGCATGGCGGCGTGACCGGGGGAGTTCATCGGTTGTTCGCGGTCTGAGGCTGACCGGGGGCAACCCGCCGAGTAGGCCCGTGGGGCGGGCCGAGTGAGTGGTCGGCCGTGGCGATCGGCGCCGTTCGTGCGGGAGGCGCGAGGCCCGGCGGTAGCGAAGGAACGTGGACCCGGTCAGGGCGAGGCCCGGCCCGCGGGCCGGCGCTCCGTCGGGGAGGCGTTGTCAGGGTCGGCCTGGCCCGGGGGAGGGGAGCGGCCGTGTGGCCGGGATGTGACATCTCGGCCACACGGCTCTTTCCGTTGGCGGAGGGCTTGTCGCCCTGTGGCGAAGGGTCCGGATCTCGGCTGGCGGAGTATCGACCAGTGTATAACGACCTATACAGCCTGGCTTTGGTCGGCACCCAATCGCCGCTCCACTCTAGACGGACCTCCTGATCACAAACCGCCCAGAGGTCGACGGTCACCGGGCCTGGATGAGCGAGGCTAACCCGCTTCGCTGAGCAGGCGCCTGCCGATGATCATGCGCTGGATGTCGGCCGTGCCCTCGCCGATGAGCAACATGGGCGCCTCGCGGTAGAGCCGTTCGATCTCGTATTCCTTGGAGTAGCCGTAGCCGCCGTGAATGCGGAAGGCGTCCTCGACGACCTCGGCGCAGTACTCGCTCGCGAGGTACTTGGCCATCCCGGCTTCGAGGTCGTTGCGTTCGCCCGAGTCCTTGCGGCGCGCTGCCATGACCATCATCTGGTGCGCGGCGGTGACCTTGGTGGCCATCTCGGCGAGCCGGAACAGCACGGCCTGGTGTTCGGCGATCTTCTTGCCGAACGTCTCGCGCTGGAGGGCGTATTCGCGGCCGAGTTCGAACGCCCGCGCCGCCACCCCGCAGGCACGGGCGGCGACGTTGACGCGGCCGACTTCGACCCCGTCCATCATCTGGTGGAAGCCGTGTCCCGGCGTGCCACCGAGGAGCTGGTCGTCGTCGATGCGGTGGCCGTCGAGGATCAGCTCGGTCGTGTCGACGCCCTTGTAGCCCATCTTGTCGATCTTGCCGGGAACGGTGACGCCCTGCGCGGTCTCGCCGAAGCCGGGTTCCTTCTCGATGAGAAACGTGGACATGTTCCGGTACACCGAGTCCGCGCCGGTGTCGGTCTTGACGAGTGTCGCGACGAGGTTGGCCGATCCGCCGTTGGTCAGCCACATCTTCTGTCCGTTGATGGTCCAGCCATCGCCGGTGCGTACGGCTTTCGTCGTGATGGCCGAGACGTCGGAGCCGCAGCCCGGTTCGCTCATGGAGAAGGCGCCGCGCAACTCGCCGGTGGCCATGCGGGGGAGATAGCGGCGTTTCTGTTCTTCGGTGCCGTACCTCAGCAACAGGTGCACGACGATGAAATGGGTGTTGATGATGCCGCTGACCGACATCCAGCCCCTGGAAAGTTCCTCGA comes from the Prauserella marina genome and includes:
- a CDS encoding STAS domain-containing protein; the protein is MFSITVAHTSTGCALVTVVGEIDAGSMIELGPELERLPDGVSTAVVVDLSRVPYCSCSGVGMFVELLSRTRHDGVPLALVIGTHAVRRAFEVLDVSRLFAIRDDHTSALSAVRMAA
- a CDS encoding acyl-CoA dehydrogenase family protein, with amino-acid sequence MSRLRHTEGLTETQRDLLALVKEFVDEQIIPTATALEHADEYPADIVEGLKNMGMFGLVVPEEYGGLGESLLTYALAVEELSRGWMSVSGIINTHFIVVHLLLRYGTEEQKRRYLPRMATGELRGAFSMSEPGCGSDVSAITTKAVRTGDGWTINGQKMWLTNGGSANLVATLVKTDTGADSVYRNMSTFLIEKEPGFGETAQGVTVPGKIDKMGYKGVDTTELILDGHRIDDDQLLGGTPGHGFHQMMDGVEVGRVNVAARACGVAARAFELGREYALQRETFGKKIAEHQAVLFRLAEMATKVTAAHQMMVMAARRKDSGERNDLEAGMAKYLASEYCAEVVEDAFRIHGGYGYSKEYEIERLYREAPMLLIGEGTADIQRMIIGRRLLSEAG